A region of Labeo rohita strain BAU-BD-2019 chromosome 2, IGBB_LRoh.1.0, whole genome shotgun sequence DNA encodes the following proteins:
- the ttpa gene encoding alpha-tocopherol transfer protein codes for MKSEEADNIEELNNLPVDSIRIAPYLSELKQKAEAEKSTGHLNLSETFLIRFLQARDFDVALALKLLINYHKWRQECPEITADLRPSSVIGLLQNNYHGVLTSRDDAGSRVLIYRIGQWNPKEFTAYEVFRVSLITSELIVRECETQKNGLKAIFDLQDWCFAHALQINPSLAKKISSVLTDSFPLKVRGIHLINEPIFFRPVFAMIRPFLPDKIKQRIHMHGSSYARSLSDCFPEAILPLEYGGTGPSINEVCQDWTEFIMQSEDYLHRLSLDFGGGDASQSVL; via the exons ATGAAGTCTGAAGAAGCTGACAACATCgaagaattaaataatttaccCGTTGATTCTATTCGAATTGCACCGTATTTGTCAGAACTGAAACAAAAAGCAGAGGCAGAAAAAAGCACTGGACACTTGAATTTGTCGGAAACTTTTTTGATTCGGTTTCTGCAGGCGAGAGACTTCGATGTGGCACTGGCACTCAAG CTGTTGATTAACTATCATAAATGGAGACAAGAATGTCCGGAAATAACAGCCGATCTGCGGCCATCATCCGTCATTGGACTTCTGCAAAACAATTACCATGGAGTTTTGACATCACGAGATGATGCTGGAAGTCGAGTTCTAATCTATCGGATTG GTCAGTGGAACCCCAAAGAATTCACAGCTTATGAGGTTTTCCGTGTGAGCCTCATTACGTCAGAGTTGATTGTTCGAGAATGCGAGACTCAAAAAAATGGACTCAAAGCCATTTTTGATCTCCAAGACTGGTGCTTCGCACATGCCCTGCAGATAAATCCTTCCTTGGCAAAAAAGATTTCTTCTGTACTCACA GACTCCTTTCCTTTGAAAGTACGTGGCATCCATTTGATAAATGAGCCCATTTTTTTCCGTCCAGTCTTTGCCATGATCCGTCCATTTCTTCCAGACAAAATCAAACAACGG ATTCATATGCATGGGAGTTCATATGCCCGAAGTCTCTCCGATTGCTTTCCAGAAGCTATACTCCCTCTTGAGTATGGAGGAACCGGACCCAGCATAAATGAAGTATGCCAGGATTGGACTGAGTTCATCATGCAGTCTGAAGACTACCTCCATAGGCTCTCTCTGGACTTCGGTGGAGGAGATGCCTCTCAGtcagttctttaa
- the asph gene encoding aspartyl/asparaginyl beta-hydroxylase isoform X2, whose product MAKKNAKGPVKKEAKPQQAHKNGKKAEVGGGTSFFTWFMVLALLGVWTSVAVVYFDLVDYQGVIAKAKDLRYNLSEVLQGKLVSYDADGDGDFDVEDAKVLLGLKERSTIETSESVERTPAEPVEEAPESIVEEEIQATKVEEAAQPPPEPEPVEEEPVPVEEEPLAEEEEPTAAEEEEEEEEEEEPTATEDEVAEEEPEVEEEQEVPEEEPEVVEEEPEVSETVPVEEEVIPVEEPVEEAAPVEEAVEEVLEEEAAPVEEEVEDAPLEEAVEEAVEEVAPVEEVFKEEAAPVEETIEVVVEEDAPVEETVEEAAPVEEVVEEVVPVEEVVEEVVPVEEVVEEVVPVEEVVEEVVPVEEAVEELEPVEEAAEELVPVEEVVEEPETELEEEVETPEETVEESIPVEETVIEEEEETDEPVQEDEEVQDSTVEESELEAEDMEEEEDTAAEEEQPEEDVEEEIDQTEEQIEVEPTET is encoded by the exons ATGGCTAAGAAAAACGCAAAGGGACCAGTTAAAAAAG aGGCCAAGCCACAGCAGGCACATAAGAATGGAAAGAAGGCAGAGGTTGGAGGAGGAACCTCATTTTTCACTTGGTTCATGGTTTTGGCTCTGCTCGGCGTCTGGACCTCTGTAGCTGTGGTGTATTTTGACCTTGTTGACTATCAAGGTGTAATTG CCAAAGCAAAGGACTTGCGCTATAATCTTTCAGAGGTATTACAAG GTAAACTTGTGTCCTATGATGCTGATGGTGATGGAGACTTTGATGTGGAAGATGCTAAAGTACTACTAG GGCTGAAAGAAAGATCCACCATTGAGACCAGTGAATCAGTTGAGAGAACCCCTGCTGAACCTGTGGAAGAAG CTCCAGAATCTATCGTGGAGGAAGAAATCCAAGCCACTAAAGTTGAAGAAGCAGCTCAGCCACCACCAG AACCAGAGCCTGTGGAAGAGGAGCCTGTTCCTGTGGAAGAAGAACCTCTGGCAGAAGAAGAAGAGCCCACTGctgcagaagaagaagaagaagaagaagaagaagaagagccCACTGCTACAGAAGATGAAGTAGCTGAGGAGGAACCAGAGGTTGAAGAGGAGCAAGAAGTTCCTGAGGAAGAACCAGAAGTTGTGGAGGAAGAGCCTGAGGTTTCAGAGACTGTTCCAGTTGAGGAAGAGGTCATACCAGTTGAAGAACCGGTTGAGGAAGCTGCTCCAGTGGAAGAAGCAGTAGAGGAAGTGCTGGAGGAAGAAGCTGCACCAGTAGAAGAAGAAGTAGAAGATGCACCATTGGAAGAGGCAGTAGAAGAAGCAGTTGAAGAGGTTGCACCGGTTGAGGAAGTGTTCAAGGAAGAGGCTGCACCAGTGGAAGAGACAATAGAAGTAGTAGTAGAAGAGGATGCACCAGTGGAAGAAACAGTAGAGGAAGCTGCACCAGTAGAAGAAGTTGTGGAGGAGGTTGTACCGGTAGAAGAAGTTGTGGAAGAGGTTGTACCAGTAGAGGAAGTTGTGGAAGAGGTTGTACCAGTAGAAGAAGTTGTGGAAGAGGTTGTACCAGTAGAAGAAGCTGTTGAGGAGCTTGAACCAGTAGAAGAAGCTGCTGAGGAGCTTGTACCAGTAGAAGAAGTAGTAGAGGAACCTGAAACAGAACTGGAGGAAGAAGTAGAAACACCTGAAGAGACAGTTGAGGAGTCAATACCTGTAGAAGAAACAGTAatagaagaggaagaggaaacaGATGAGCCAGTTCAGGAAGATGAAGAAGTACAAGACTCCACAGTGGAGGAATCAGAGCTTGAGGCAGAGGATATGGAGGAAGAGG
- the asph gene encoding aspartyl/asparaginyl beta-hydroxylase isoform X3: protein MGEPNAEVKVVNEETEAKPQQAHKNGKKAEVGGGTSFFTWFMVLALLGVWTSVAVVYFDLVDYQGVIAKAKDLRYNLSEVLQGKLVSYDADGDGDFDVEDAKVLLGLKERSTIETSESVERTPAEPVEEAPESIVEEEIQATKVEEAAQPPPEPEPVEEEPVPVEEEPLAEEEEPTAAEEEEEEEEEEEPTATEDEVAEEEPEVEEEQEVPEEEPEVVEEEPEVSETVPVEEEVIPVEEPVEEAAPVEEAVEEVLEEEAAPVEEEVEDAPLEEAVEEAVEEVAPVEEVFKEEAAPVEETIEVVVEEDAPVEETVEEAAPVEEVVEEVVPVEEVVEEVVPVEEVVEEVVPVEEAVEELEPVEEAAEELVPVEEVVEEPETELEEEVETPEETVEESIPVEETVIEEEEETDEPVQEDEEVQDSTVEESELEAEDMEEEEDTAAEEEQPEEDVEEEIDQTEEQIEVEPTET, encoded by the exons ATGGGGGAGCCGAATGCAGAGGTCAAGGTGGTGAACGAAGAAACCG aGGCCAAGCCACAGCAGGCACATAAGAATGGAAAGAAGGCAGAGGTTGGAGGAGGAACCTCATTTTTCACTTGGTTCATGGTTTTGGCTCTGCTCGGCGTCTGGACCTCTGTAGCTGTGGTGTATTTTGACCTTGTTGACTATCAAGGTGTAATTG CCAAAGCAAAGGACTTGCGCTATAATCTTTCAGAGGTATTACAAG GTAAACTTGTGTCCTATGATGCTGATGGTGATGGAGACTTTGATGTGGAAGATGCTAAAGTACTACTAG GGCTGAAAGAAAGATCCACCATTGAGACCAGTGAATCAGTTGAGAGAACCCCTGCTGAACCTGTGGAAGAAG CTCCAGAATCTATCGTGGAGGAAGAAATCCAAGCCACTAAAGTTGAAGAAGCAGCTCAGCCACCACCAG AACCAGAGCCTGTGGAAGAGGAGCCTGTTCCTGTGGAAGAAGAACCTCTGGCAGAAGAAGAAGAGCCCACTGctgcagaagaagaagaagaagaagaagaagaagaagagccCACTGCTACAGAAGATGAAGTAGCTGAGGAGGAACCAGAGGTTGAAGAGGAGCAAGAAGTTCCTGAGGAAGAACCAGAAGTTGTGGAGGAAGAGCCTGAGGTTTCAGAGACTGTTCCAGTTGAGGAAGAGGTCATACCAGTTGAAGAACCGGTTGAGGAAGCTGCTCCAGTGGAAGAAGCAGTAGAGGAAGTGCTGGAGGAAGAAGCTGCACCAGTAGAAGAAGAAGTAGAAGATGCACCATTGGAAGAGGCAGTAGAAGAAGCAGTTGAAGAGGTTGCACCGGTTGAGGAAGTGTTCAAGGAAGAGGCTGCACCAGTGGAAGAGACAATAGAAGTAGTAGTAGAAGAGGATGCACCAGTGGAAGAAACAGTAGAGGAAGCTGCACCAGTAGAAGAAGTTGTGGAGGAGGTTGTACCGGTAGAAGAAGTTGTGGAAGAGGTTGTACCAGTAGAGGAAGTTGTGGAAGAG GTTGTACCAGTAGAAGAAGCTGTTGAGGAGCTTGAACCAGTAGAAGAAGCTGCTGAGGAGCTTGTACCAGTAGAAGAAGTAGTAGAGGAACCTGAAACAGAACTGGAGGAAGAAGTAGAAACACCTGAAGAGACAGTTGAGGAGTCAATACCTGTAGAAGAAACAGTAatagaagaggaagaggaaacaGATGAGCCAGTTCAGGAAGATGAAGAAGTACAAGACTCCACAGTGGAGGAATCAGAGCTTGAGGCAGAGGATATGGAGGAAGAGG
- the asph gene encoding aspartyl/asparaginyl beta-hydroxylase isoform X1: MGEPNAEVKVVNEETEAKPQQAHKNGKKAEVGGGTSFFTWFMVLALLGVWTSVAVVYFDLVDYQGVIAKAKDLRYNLSEVLQGKLVSYDADGDGDFDVEDAKVLLGLKERSTIETSESVERTPAEPVEEAPESIVEEEIQATKVEEAAQPPPEPEPVEEEPVPVEEEPLAEEEEPTAAEEEEEEEEEEEPTATEDEVAEEEPEVEEEQEVPEEEPEVVEEEPEVSETVPVEEEVIPVEEPVEEAAPVEEAVEEVLEEEAAPVEEEVEDAPLEEAVEEAVEEVAPVEEVFKEEAAPVEETIEVVVEEDAPVEETVEEAAPVEEVVEEVVPVEEVVEEVVPVEEVVEEVVPVEEVVEEVVPVEEAVEELEPVEEAAEELVPVEEVVEEPETELEEEVETPEETVEESIPVEETVIEEEEETDEPVQEDEEVQDSTVEESELEAEDMEEEEDTAAEEEQPEEDVEEEIDQTEEQIEVEPTET; encoded by the exons ATGGGGGAGCCGAATGCAGAGGTCAAGGTGGTGAACGAAGAAACCG aGGCCAAGCCACAGCAGGCACATAAGAATGGAAAGAAGGCAGAGGTTGGAGGAGGAACCTCATTTTTCACTTGGTTCATGGTTTTGGCTCTGCTCGGCGTCTGGACCTCTGTAGCTGTGGTGTATTTTGACCTTGTTGACTATCAAGGTGTAATTG CCAAAGCAAAGGACTTGCGCTATAATCTTTCAGAGGTATTACAAG GTAAACTTGTGTCCTATGATGCTGATGGTGATGGAGACTTTGATGTGGAAGATGCTAAAGTACTACTAG GGCTGAAAGAAAGATCCACCATTGAGACCAGTGAATCAGTTGAGAGAACCCCTGCTGAACCTGTGGAAGAAG CTCCAGAATCTATCGTGGAGGAAGAAATCCAAGCCACTAAAGTTGAAGAAGCAGCTCAGCCACCACCAG AACCAGAGCCTGTGGAAGAGGAGCCTGTTCCTGTGGAAGAAGAACCTCTGGCAGAAGAAGAAGAGCCCACTGctgcagaagaagaagaagaagaagaagaagaagaagagccCACTGCTACAGAAGATGAAGTAGCTGAGGAGGAACCAGAGGTTGAAGAGGAGCAAGAAGTTCCTGAGGAAGAACCAGAAGTTGTGGAGGAAGAGCCTGAGGTTTCAGAGACTGTTCCAGTTGAGGAAGAGGTCATACCAGTTGAAGAACCGGTTGAGGAAGCTGCTCCAGTGGAAGAAGCAGTAGAGGAAGTGCTGGAGGAAGAAGCTGCACCAGTAGAAGAAGAAGTAGAAGATGCACCATTGGAAGAGGCAGTAGAAGAAGCAGTTGAAGAGGTTGCACCGGTTGAGGAAGTGTTCAAGGAAGAGGCTGCACCAGTGGAAGAGACAATAGAAGTAGTAGTAGAAGAGGATGCACCAGTGGAAGAAACAGTAGAGGAAGCTGCACCAGTAGAAGAAGTTGTGGAGGAGGTTGTACCGGTAGAAGAAGTTGTGGAAGAGGTTGTACCAGTAGAGGAAGTTGTGGAAGAGGTTGTACCAGTAGAAGAAGTTGTGGAAGAGGTTGTACCAGTAGAAGAAGCTGTTGAGGAGCTTGAACCAGTAGAAGAAGCTGCTGAGGAGCTTGTACCAGTAGAAGAAGTAGTAGAGGAACCTGAAACAGAACTGGAGGAAGAAGTAGAAACACCTGAAGAGACAGTTGAGGAGTCAATACCTGTAGAAGAAACAGTAatagaagaggaagaggaaacaGATGAGCCAGTTCAGGAAGATGAAGAAGTACAAGACTCCACAGTGGAGGAATCAGAGCTTGAGGCAGAGGATATGGAGGAAGAGG
- the asph gene encoding aspartyl/asparaginyl beta-hydroxylase isoform X4, which translates to MGEPNAEVKVVNEETEAKPQQAHKNGKKAEVGGGTSFFTWFMVLALLGVWTSVAVVYFDLVDYQGVIGKLVSYDADGDGDFDVEDAKVLLGLKERSTIETSESVERTPAEPVEEAPESIVEEEIQATKVEEAAQPPPEPEPVEEEPVPVEEEPLAEEEEPTAAEEEEEEEEEEEPTATEDEVAEEEPEVEEEQEVPEEEPEVVEEEPEVSETVPVEEEVIPVEEPVEEAAPVEEAVEEVLEEEAAPVEEEVEDAPLEEAVEEAVEEVAPVEEVFKEEAAPVEETIEVVVEEDAPVEETVEEAAPVEEVVEEVVPVEEVVEEVVPVEEVVEEVVPVEEVVEEVVPVEEAVEELEPVEEAAEELVPVEEVVEEPETELEEEVETPEETVEESIPVEETVIEEEEETDEPVQEDEEVQDSTVEESELEAEDMEEEEDTAAEEEQPEEDVEEEIDQTEEQIEVEPTET; encoded by the exons ATGGGGGAGCCGAATGCAGAGGTCAAGGTGGTGAACGAAGAAACCG aGGCCAAGCCACAGCAGGCACATAAGAATGGAAAGAAGGCAGAGGTTGGAGGAGGAACCTCATTTTTCACTTGGTTCATGGTTTTGGCTCTGCTCGGCGTCTGGACCTCTGTAGCTGTGGTGTATTTTGACCTTGTTGACTATCAAGGTGTAATTG GTAAACTTGTGTCCTATGATGCTGATGGTGATGGAGACTTTGATGTGGAAGATGCTAAAGTACTACTAG GGCTGAAAGAAAGATCCACCATTGAGACCAGTGAATCAGTTGAGAGAACCCCTGCTGAACCTGTGGAAGAAG CTCCAGAATCTATCGTGGAGGAAGAAATCCAAGCCACTAAAGTTGAAGAAGCAGCTCAGCCACCACCAG AACCAGAGCCTGTGGAAGAGGAGCCTGTTCCTGTGGAAGAAGAACCTCTGGCAGAAGAAGAAGAGCCCACTGctgcagaagaagaagaagaagaagaagaagaagaagagccCACTGCTACAGAAGATGAAGTAGCTGAGGAGGAACCAGAGGTTGAAGAGGAGCAAGAAGTTCCTGAGGAAGAACCAGAAGTTGTGGAGGAAGAGCCTGAGGTTTCAGAGACTGTTCCAGTTGAGGAAGAGGTCATACCAGTTGAAGAACCGGTTGAGGAAGCTGCTCCAGTGGAAGAAGCAGTAGAGGAAGTGCTGGAGGAAGAAGCTGCACCAGTAGAAGAAGAAGTAGAAGATGCACCATTGGAAGAGGCAGTAGAAGAAGCAGTTGAAGAGGTTGCACCGGTTGAGGAAGTGTTCAAGGAAGAGGCTGCACCAGTGGAAGAGACAATAGAAGTAGTAGTAGAAGAGGATGCACCAGTGGAAGAAACAGTAGAGGAAGCTGCACCAGTAGAAGAAGTTGTGGAGGAGGTTGTACCGGTAGAAGAAGTTGTGGAAGAGGTTGTACCAGTAGAGGAAGTTGTGGAAGAGGTTGTACCAGTAGAAGAAGTTGTGGAAGAGGTTGTACCAGTAGAAGAAGCTGTTGAGGAGCTTGAACCAGTAGAAGAAGCTGCTGAGGAGCTTGTACCAGTAGAAGAAGTAGTAGAGGAACCTGAAACAGAACTGGAGGAAGAAGTAGAAACACCTGAAGAGACAGTTGAGGAGTCAATACCTGTAGAAGAAACAGTAatagaagaggaagaggaaacaGATGAGCCAGTTCAGGAAGATGAAGAAGTACAAGACTCCACAGTGGAGGAATCAGAGCTTGAGGCAGAGGATATGGAGGAAGAGG